gggtctataggcacaatgtaattttcaatcaatccccagcaatttggccaccaactgacttacttgggagacgaaagcgggcccgttgtccgaccccaacgcttgaggcatgtcatacctgggaaagatttcctcgaggagcttcttggtgaccatttttgtagtctcgtgttttgtggggaaggcttcgacccatcctgagaaagtgtctacaaacactaggagatacttgtatccatatatacctggtttaatttcagtaaaatcaatttcccaatggatgtcgggacggtgtcccctaggacgaactccttgtccaatcatggtccttcccgggttaacctgagcgcacgctttgtaactctcagtcaccttttgtatcgctttgtcccgatttaaaaaacacagatttatctcttctcgatctagtaaggttttcatcttcttaaaccccaaatgggttaatttatgtaaaaaggagatcaattcaaaagtcctttgtagacccactgttttagttgagggtggtagatggcccccatttttttaggagctctatgtcctcatgggcataaacccaactggtttgtcccactggtgggggcgtgggttggtctgggctatttaagggcaagatttgtttgttcatggccgcttctcgcgccgtggcatcggccagccggtttcttcgtgcctctgggttgtgtcctttttggtgtcctggacaatgtataatactcagtcttttgcgcaagaatagggcttctaagagggccagaattttagccttatttttaatatctttaccctcagatgtgagcagcccccgcctccggtagagctccccgtggatgtgtgccgtggcaaaggcataacggctgtttagcctcttaccttttgtcatcttgagcgcctgagtcaaggcgatgagttcagcccgttgtgcggaggtaccagcaggcagggctttcgcccaaatcactttgtcctccgtagtgaccgcagctccagcctttcgctctccctctgccaagaagctgttgtcatccgtgtaccatgtgtggtcagcattctgaagaggctggtccgataggtctggcctggttctatgtacttctgcgaggatttgtaggcagtcatgctgttctgcctcctctggtagaggaagcaaggtggcaggattgagggcgactacgtgcccaaactgaacccgttctgcatccagtaacaaggcttggtagtgggtcatgtgagaattagagagccagcggtctgggggctgttttaccaaggcctccactgcgtggggtgctaggatggtgagtggctgtcccaaagtcaattttctagcgtccttgatcaggacagcaatagcagccaccatccttaggcacagtggccagccggaggccacagggtccaatttcttagacaggtaggccacagggcgtttctagggtcccaacctttgtgttaggacccttttagcatacccctgtttctcatcgatgaacagttactgagcaaattgtaagggtttggaacagtcggatgaatatcttctatcctcttgttgacctttctcaagtcttgtactggcctataatctccagtgctgggtttcttaacaggcagaagaggcgtattctaaggcgaccggcaggggattaggatgccttgatctagaagcctcgtaatgtgaggccttataccttgataagcttcatgtgacagggggtattgttttatggagactggagttgtaattaaggggggctgttggagcgccaaccccatcccaccagtctctgccaaagccagtgtcctgtcccggttcatagggttagaacttgaaggggagttccgtgggggccagttatttgggcccctctttcctcaaaatgaatttgtgcttttagtttggtgagcaggtcacggcccagcagagggtacgggcagtccggaacatgtaagaaggaatgggtcaccttaccggtagccagctgaacccggcggtccatagtccatcggtattgtttttcaccagtagctctttgtacccaggccgtccggtcgctgagttgtcctgaagcttgggtgaggactgaatgctgggctcctgtgtctaccaggaaagtaaccggctgccccccaactttaagcgttaccctgggctcgggggggggggggggctcctggccctgacctccctaatctttatctagagccaagagggaggttcgtggtcgaggctttcggggtccaccaggcttcttggggcactctctggcccagtgtccttcCTCTTtgcaataggcacattgatctttatccagcttcagcccctttcga
This genomic interval from Rattus norvegicus strain BN/NHsdMcwi chromosome 17, GRCr8, whole genome shotgun sequence contains the following:
- the LOC134482659 gene encoding uncharacterized protein LOC134482659; this encodes MVAAIAVLIKDARKLTLGQPLTILAPHAVEALVKQPPDRWLSNSHMTHYQALLLDAERVQFGHVVALNPATLLPLPEEAEQHDCLQILAEVHRTRPDLSDQPLQNADHTWYTDDNSFLAEGERKAGAAVTTEDKVIWAKALPAGTSAQRAELIALTQALKMTKGKRLNSRYAFATAHIHGELYRRRGLLTSEGKDIKNKAKILALLEALFLRKRLSIIHCPGHQKGHNPEARRNRLADATAREAAMNKQILPLNSPDQPTPPPVGQTSWVYAHEDIELLKKWGPSTTLN